The genomic interval GGCCTTCCATTTTGAAGTAGCCGGGAACGGCTGTGAATCGATATTTGGGTGCCATGGTCTTCAGTGCTGCCAAGGATTTCATAGATTCAGATTCAGATGAAGCGATCGGATGAGAGACAGATGGTGGGGCAGTCAATGAGAGTGTAGGGAAGGACGTCAGGAGAAGCAGCTTGAGCATGGACCAGGCTGACCAATGCCCCGCGCCCGTAGCATGCTGTCCAATCATTGTGAACATGTGCGAAGTCTTGGGTGTTGCAGATGGCGATGCTGTCTGATGTTGGGAATGCAGAGGGAAAACATCACACAGCCATATTGGCTCATATTCTGTCGAGATTTCTACATGTGCGTAAGCCCTACTTAAAATTCATGGCTTGATGGCTTGATGGTTTGAAGTGAAAATTGATGTGATGTCACCTGCGAAGGACCCTAACCCTACAACTGAACCAAACCTGAGGAACGCCCAGGGTGGGGTCCAAGCTGTTGACGGGGAACCGCCATCCTGGGATCACAGCGTCATCGCTCGGTCCCCATCCCACTGAACACCATCGTGCCTTACTATTACCAGCAAACTCAAGCCACCGGAATCCTCAACAAATGGCCAAAGCAAAGAAACTATCCAAAGCTCCAACCTCGGACACTGGCTCCACAAACAGCGCCGGATCATCCTCGGCGCCAACTACCACGCCCTCCTGGTACGTACTTTTACTCTTCCATAATCGATATATCCTCATCTACTAATGAATCTTCCATTCCCAGGTTGAccgactccctccccctcccggcccTCATCGTTCTCGACCTAGACTACACGCTCTGGCCCTTCTACTCAGACATCCACATCTCGCCCCCcatccgctccctctccccctttgtACTATCCGACCGAAACGGCGAGcacttctccctcttccccgacgcccccgccatcctccgcctcctctcctccccacaaTGCAACATCCGCCTGGCTGTCGCGTCTAAATCCCCAGTCGGCGATCTATGTCGTGAAGTGCTCAAATCACTACGATTACCCGAGACGGAGATACGAGGGCAGCCGAAAAAGGTGATTGATGTCTTTACAACAGGCGGGGGCGGAGGGCTGGAGATTTATGAGAGCTCAAAACTACGGCATTTCGAGGTGATTGCCAAACGGACGGGGGTGCGGTACGAGGATATGCTGTTTTTTGATGACGAGAGGCCTAATTTCGAGGTGGAGAGCGTAGGAGTGACGATGAAGCTTGTTGGCAGGCAAGGGCTGTGctgggaggagctggaaaaggggatACAGCTTtggagggagagaaagggtATTGTTCCAGCTACTGCTGGCGGTAGCGGTTCATATgctggagggagatggtAACTATGCATTTGTCATGGATAAAGCGTGGCGTCGGGGTGTTTTGTTACTGAAAGAAGAATACTACGGCTATTTATGCTGATATGATATACACACAGCGCAGCTGGACCCCCAAAAAAGAGCTGCATTTCTATTGCTACACCCAAAACATATGCCATCAAcggaagaaaaaggaaaggtATCAAACTCCGCGCGCTCAAGAGCCCAAATCCCAAGACAAGCACAAGGAGGAAAAAAGCCCGCAATGTTCTACCCTTAGCCAGAAACACAACACCGGCAACAAACACCATGCAATGCAACCTTCTAAGCCTTGACCGCAGCcggcttctgctcctccgcAACCGCATCAGGCACCGCAGCGGCGGCAACCTTTTCCGAAATCTCCGCCGTAGACGGCTTGTCATCCGACGAAGAGACCGACAGCGCCTTGACGCCCTCCATCGCAGCCTCGATCTtggcctcctgctcctccttcacACCAGCAACGGCCGCCGCCGGCTCTTCCACCTTGGGAAACGGCGACGGAATGCTGCaaatcttttctcttctttgctTTCCGTCCTGTCTGCCGACCGCATACAACTCGAGCGTGTTGCCATCCTCGGACGGGACCCAATAAGCTGGCCCCCTGGGGAAGTCGGTGTGCCCCTTTTCCCAGGTGATCGCCTCTTTTATCCTGGGGTCGATGTTTGGCCGGTCAAAGAATTCGAATTCCAGCTCGCCGCCGTACGCCTTGGGGATGTTTCTCGGCTCCATGAATCTTTCCAGCTCGGTCTTGACTTCTGCCgcggagaggatgaagatctTGGAGACGGTGATGGGGTCGAACCACCTCTTGATCCAGCCCCAGACTGTGCTAAAGAAGTAAGGggcgccgatgatgaagatgcgGTCGAGGGTCTCGGGGTAGTGGGCTGTGGCGAGTGTCGAGGCGGCCTGCATGTGTGACTTTAGGTTCCAGAACATGCGCAGCGATACCTGGGAGACGTCAACGATGTTGGTGCTGAGCGTGATGGGGGTCTCGGCGTTGTCGCGGTCTTTCATGGCCGAGCAGAGGGGCTGCGCAAATCGGGTGAGGTTCTCGTACAGGGCAAACAGCCTGAGGAGCTTCTCGGGTGTTGACCCATCAGTCTTTGCCAGACTGGCGCTCGTCgactcggccttcttctcgtaGTTGGCGACCGTCTTACCGTCGAGATGGCGGATCTGGAAGAGGTAAATCGGGATGCCGCGCCTGTCTCGTCTGCCCGTCCATTGGGGGTACTGTTACTGGCTGTCAGAGTGCGCTTCCTGATTGTTCATACACAGAGGACTTaccaagctcctcgtctCCTCGTACGCCTCCACATCAATCGTGTCATACAGCACCTCCAACTGGTTCGCCTTGCGCCAGTCCTCGGTATCCTTGAACTGCTTGTACGCATCCTCCAcaatccacctcctcgcccgcaGAAATCGTCTGTCAAACCGTGCATTAGCCGTGCGCCCCTCAACACTCCGTACCTGCGCCGCTTTGCACTGCGGTGCTCTCCACCCCCATATGTGACATCATAACCAAGAGAAATAAGACgaaaactataaaaaaaaaaaaaaaaaaaaaagagtctCACAGCAAAGTCCAATCCTCATGCGACGGCTTCTCCCCAGGCGCATGTGTAtacaaccccttctcccccaagaAGATCTTGAAATCCTGCagcgccttctcctgctcGGCGGTCAAGTGTCCGAAATGTCCATGAGGGTACCCGAACTCGTCTccgccggtggtggccgtggcAGAAGGGACTTGGTCCACTGGTGAGCCCGCCAttgtgttttcttttgtctctcAAGTAACCCCGATAAAATATGTTTATACCTGAGACTGCCTCGCTGACAATGGTGACAGAATTCCACAGAATTTTTCGATCACGAATACCAACggcgcagcaacagcagcagaagcagcagcgcgCAAATGCAAAAATGCGGGGTGCTTGTCCTGGCTTAGGTGAGAACGGTTCGCGCGCGCAGAGTCAAGTCGatgacaacctggaagtaACGACGTTTagcctcccccccaaaaaaagatGATCGAGGTCAATACACAGAGAGCGTGAGATGACGGGTGGACTAGTTTAAACCAAGATTGAAGAGGATGACAAAAGGGACTAGAAAATGCTTCCGATTCCTGTCGCAGGTCCGGAGTCCCAACTCGCCGAACAGGCCGAGAAATAGGAAATGAATTGCCCACGCGCGCCCGCAGAAGCCCCACCAAGCGCTGGAATCGCAGCGTCCTCGTTGGCTCCCGACTCACCTACGCCGCTGTCCCGCACCAGCCGGAGCTCGGACCAAAATGTGATTGCTGACAGGTAACTCCGTAAATGCTCACTGCCTCGCATCGCTTCTCGCTTTGAAGCACGCCGcaaccaacaaaacaaaacagaagCAAAAAGGGGGCTGGGCCAATGTATCAGATTCCAATCACTTCGCTTGACAGAGGCAGCTACCAAAGATAACAAGCACCAATGACACAACATCCATGACCATATTCTAGCCCGAGGCAACCAGCCCTCACATTCCATTgccgacgacaagaagctGTTTTGGTTCTCAATAGCCCCCCACTGACGCCAATAATCACAAACCCCCTGTCTGCCCTCTACTCTTCATCCGcactctcttcctcgtcgtcttcctcctccgcttcctcctctgcaacctcttcctcggcaatAACAGgaccctccttctccagtcTGAGCCACTCCTCCCATTCTGGGAAgagctcctcatcctccactgGGACACCGAGAGACTTGGCCACGCGTcccttcttgttcttctccagcttgtcCTTCCACTCAACTACAATGGCAGGGGCAAGACTTGGCTTGTATGTCTGCGCAAAGAGCACTGCCTCGGCGTGACGGTTTGTCTTGGTGAGGATCTCGACACACCCGGGCACATCGCCCAGGAGCCACTTGCTGCTGAAAGCAATGTTGTGAGCACCCGCAGCCGACGCCTGCTCCGCCAGCTTGGCGAGACCTTCACGGTCCGACGTGGAGCTGTAGACCAGCAACAAGGAGCCGAGATCCTTGGAGTTGACGAAACACTCGGTGGCAAGAGGGATATCCCAGGCGGCGAGACCGGCGTCGCCCAAAGTCTTCCACTTGTGGTCCGAGTCAGACTGTCTGGCCAGTTCAACCGCAACATCCAGTTGATTCAGGGCAAGGGCGAGGTCAAACTTGTGCTCAGGATCCGTAGCCACTTCAAGCGCCAACTCCTTGTGACCCTGTCCCTCGAGGAAGCGGGCTATTTTGTTGAGTTGGTCTTGGGGGatgctggggaggagttcGGCCGCCGTCTCCATGTCCTGACGGAGCACCAAGGTTTGATACTCAAGGActgggagagagagggcgAAGGATGTGACGGAGAGGTCCTTGTCGGTCAGGTAAACGCGGCTGTCACGCTGGAGGTATCCAAGAATATACATGGGCTTGTCGAAGTGAGACACGGTGTAGGTCTGGTCACCCACAAGGTAGTTCAGCCTATTGGTGCCATTCGTGTAGATGAGGACATCACCCAGCCATTCGGCCGATCGGATGCTGTGGTCTTGTTAGTAATGTTGTGGAAAGTGTACAAGCCGATTGACACATACCTTTCGCTAATGTCAGTAATGACATCGAAGGCCTCCTcgacgccatcctcctcgaccttgccgGACTGCACAGCCTCGTTGTAGTTCTCACGGGAAAATCTGAGAACATAGCAAGAGTCCTCGCAAGCCAGAGCAACGAGCTCACCACTTTCGCTCCAGTAGACCTGCCTAGGCTCAACCTCGATGCGTCGGACAAGACCACCCGTTTGCCAGTCAAAGAACGAAATACCACCCTGGCCCTTGACACCGAGCAACACGCCACCAGTGAGCCCGTCGGCAGCAAACGGCACGTCGAgaccgcccttcttctcctggaaGTTCTTGAACACCTTGATGCTGGTTGGCGATTCGCGGATCGCAAAGTCGTTCGAGTTCTCCTTGGAGGCCCAGACGAAGTCGAGA from Podospora pseudoanserina strain CBS 124.78 chromosome 6, whole genome shotgun sequence carries:
- the SEC27 gene encoding Coatomer subunit beta' (EggNog:ENOG503NWHK; COG:U), which codes for MSLNIQRQLFARSERVKGIDFHPTEPWILTTLYSGHVYIWSYETQQVVKTFELTDVPVRAGRFVARKNWIVCGSDDFQIRVYNYNTSEKITTFEAHPDYIRAIAVHPTQPFVLTASDDMTIKLWDWEKGWKNVRVFEGNSHYVMSLAINPKDTNTFASACLDRTVKIWSLGSSTPNFQLEAHETKGVNHVDYYPHSDKPYLLTTSDDRTVKVWDYTTKSLIATLEGHTNNVSFACYHPELPIIISGSEDGTVRIWNANTYRHEQTLNYGLERAWCVAYQKGKQGIAVGFDDGSVVIKLGREEPAVSMDGSGKIIWARHNEVVSAVIKAGDATKDNEPITFSTKELGNAEIYPQALLHSPNGRFAAICGDGEYIIYTALAWRNKAFGSALDFVWASKENSNDFAIRESPTSIKVFKNFQEKKGGLDVPFAADGLTGGVLLGVKGQGGISFFDWQTGGLVRRIEVEPRQVYWSESGELVALACEDSCYVLRFSRENYNEAVQSGKVEEDGVEEAFDVITDISESIRSAEWLGDVLIYTNGTNRLNYLVGDQTYTVSHFDKPMYILGYLQRDSRVYLTDKDLSVTSFALSLPVLEYQTLVLRQDMETAAELLPSIPQDQLNKIARFLEGQGHKELALEVATDPEHKFDLALALNQLDVAVELARQSDSDHKWKTLGDAGLAAWDIPLATECFVNSKDLGSLLLVYSSTSDREGLAKLAEQASAAGAHNIAFSSKWLLGDVPGCVEILTKTNRHAEAVLFAQTYKPSLAPAIVVEWKDKLEKNKKGRVAKSLGVPVEDEELFPEWEEWLRLEKEGPVIAEEEVAEEEAEEEDDEEESADEE
- a CDS encoding hypothetical protein (COG:I; EggNog:ENOG503NXVS), which produces MAGSPVDQVPSATATTGGDEFGYPHGHFGHLTAEQEKALQDFKIFLGEKGLYTHAPGEKPSHEDWTLLRFLRARRWIVEDAYKQFKDTEDWRKANQLEVLYDTIDVEAYEETRSLYPQWTGRRDRRGIPIYLFQIRHLDGKTVANYEKKAESTSASLAKTDGSTPEKLLRLFALYENLTRFAQPLCSAMKDRDNAETPITLSTNIVDVSQVSLRMFWNLKSHMQAASTLATAHYPETLDRIFIIGAPYFFSTVWGWIKRWFDPITVSKIFILSAAEVKTELERFMEPRNIPKAYGGELEFEFFDRPNIDPRIKEAITWEKGHTDFPRGPAYWVPSEDGNTLELYAVGRQDGKQRREKICSIPSPFPKVEEPAAAVAGVKEEQEAKIEAAMEGVKALSVSSSDDKPSTAEISEKVAAAAVPDAVAEEQKPAAVKA
- a CDS encoding hypothetical protein (BUSCO:EOG092651OF; COG:S; EggNog:ENOG503P1GA) translates to MAKAKKLSKAPTSDTGSTNSAGSSSAPTTTPSWLTDSLPLPALIVLDLDYTLWPFYSDIHISPPIRSLSPFVLSDRNGEHFSLFPDAPAILRLLSSPQCNIRLAVASKSPVGDLCREVLKSLRLPETEIRGQPKKVIDVFTTGGGGGLEIYESSKLRHFEVIAKRTGVRYEDMLFFDDERPNFEVESVGVTMKLVGRQGLCWEELEKGIQLWRERKGIVPATAGGSGSYAGGRW